CAGTTGGTCGTCTAACTTTACTTTTAGTGCCAACAAAAATGAAATACTTAATTTATTAGAGAACTATATTCATCCGGAAACAGGTGAGTTAATCACAAAAGAACGTTTGGATGTCGGTGGACTTGCACAAGCTAGATTCGTACTGAAGAAAGGTGGAACATTAGGAGATATGTATTCTACCGCTGATTTACTACGCGACAACCAAGGTAATATTTATGTTGACGCAGAAGGAAATGTAAAAGCCAATTTTAAATCTGAAGATATTAAATTAGGCAGTGTTTTCCCGAAATGCAATATGGCGTGGAGAAATGATTTCCGTTGGAAGAATCTGAATTTCGGTTTTATGTTATCCGCACGTATTGGTGGCATTGTCTATTCTGCTACACAAGCTGCTCTTGATCTTTATGGAGTATCAGAAGCCAGTGCAGCAGCACGTGACCGTGGTGGTGTATCTGTTAATGGCGGTGATATAGTTGATGCACAAAAATGGTATTCTGTGATAGGTTCGGAAAGTGGTATCCCCCAATATTATACTTATAGTGCAACAAACTTACGTTTGCAGGAAGCCAGCATCGGTTATACAATACCTAAAAACAAGTTATGGGGTGTAGCGGATATTACAGTTTCATTGGTAGGACGTAACTTATGGATGATCTACTGCAAGGCTCCATTCGATCCGGAAGCGGTGGCTACAACCGGTAACTATTATCAAGGTATTGATAATTTCATGATGCCAAGTTCACGTAACTTAGGATTCAATGTTAGACTTAAATTTTAATAGTAGTAGCTATGATAAAGAAATCAACCATAAAATTAATTCTTGTCGGCGGCGCAATAGGCATTTCCGCATGTACAAATAATTATATAGATTATAACACTAATCCATACGAAGCAACCAAAGACCAAATGAATGCAGATGGCTATATTTGGCGGTCGGCTTTAGTAAATATGCAAGGTTATGTTGTTCCGGCAGAACCTAACACTCTTCAATATACTGACTGTTTATTGGGCGGTACATACGGTGGTTATTTGGGAGAATCGAAAGCAAATGACTGGAATAATCGTTTTTCTACATACAATCCTTCACAGGCATGGATTGGAGTACTTTACAATGATATAGTTCCCAAAGTATTACCCAGCTTAAGCCAAATAGAAGTCAATACAACAGATGAAGTTCCTTTAGCGGTAGCACAAGTTGTAAAAGTTGCAGCTTTGCATAGGATCACTGATACATACGGTCCCATTCCTTATTCTCAATTAGGTGCTGATGGAAAATTAGCTGCTCCGTTTGATTCGCAGCAAGATGTTTACACCAATATGATTAAAGATTTGGATAATGCTATTAACATTCTTACAGCTAAACAAACAAATACTTTTAATCCTGATGCGGATAAAGTATATGGCGGTAATGTGGTGAAATGGATAAAGTTTGCTAATTCTCTGAAATTACGTTTGGCAATGCGTATGGTATATACTAATTATAACGTGGATGGAAAAACGCCCCAAACAATAGCTGAAGAAGCCGTAAAACATGAAATAGGGGTTATGACTTCAAACGATGATAATGCAATGTTTACACCCAACGAGAATCCTTTTTATAAAACTAATTATGAATACAGTGATTATCGGGTTGCTGCCGATATAATGTCTTATATGAAAGGCTATCAAGATCCCCGTATGGAGAAATATTTCACTAAATCCACTTTTGCAGATAAAGACTATCATGGTATTCGTATTGGTACAGGTGTCTTGACGGATTCAGAAATGAGTCACTCGTATTCTAATATGCAAACAACTCTGAACTCAAAACTAATGTGGATGAATGCTGCTGAAGTTGCATTTCTAGAAGCTGAAGGAGCTTTGAGAGGTTGGGACATGAAAGGCGGAGATGCTAAATCATACTATCAAAAGGGCATTACATTGTCTTTTGAACAATGGGGTGCTAGTATTACGGATAGTTATCTCACTTCGCAAAGAGTACCACAGATATACAAAGATCCTGCTGAAACGTTCAGTTATACAGGTTCTGCTTCAGATATTACAGTAAAATGGAAAGAAATCGGTGGATTTGATGAAGAAAATCTAGAACGTATTATTACCCAAAAATGGATTGCCAACTTCCCGTTAGGTATGGAGTCGTGGGCTGAGTTTCGCCGTACAGGATATCCAAAGTTAATGGAAGTAGACAAAAATCTAGGGACTGATATAATCAAAGGAAAGTTCGCACGTCGTTTGTCTTATCCACAGGATGAGTATAGAAATAATGGGGATAACATGCCGAAAGCATTGGAATATCTAAAGGGAGCAGACAAAATGTCTACTCATGTATGGTGGGATTGTAATCCAAGATTAACTCAAGAATAAAAATCTAGTAAATTATGAATAATAAAACAAATATAATAGTAACATTGCTTTTTGCAGCAAGTTGTGCTTTTGTTTCATGTGATGACTGGACAGATGTAGAAAGTATCGACATCAAACAACCCGGTATTGAGGAACAAAATCCTGAACTATATACCAAGTACTTAGAGAACTTACGTCAATATAAGAGTTCGGAGCATAAAATTGCCTATGTACAATTCGATAACACTCGGAAAGGTTATCAGAGCAGAGCTGACCATTTGACAGATTTGCCTGATAGTATTGATATTGTTTCTTTAGTATCTCCGGAGTTAACTTCAGATGAAGCTAAAGAAATGAATCAGATTCGCAATGATAAAGGAACTAGAGTAATCTATACCATTAAATATACAGATTTGGAAGCTGCATATATTGCTAAATATCCGGGGACAGATGAAGACTCTGAAAATAGTATAGCTATATCAGAGGAAGGTGACGATATCTCAGACAGTCAGTTCCTTAGCTTTATGAATGATTATATGGATAAAACTTTGGCATTGTGTGACCAATACGGATATGATGGGATAAATATCTGTTATTCTCCGAAGAATGCAGCGCATATGGAAGGACAGAAGCAATTGATAGAACAGAATCGTCAAAATACATTCATGAAAAAGATTTCAGACTGGAGAAGTAATCATATGAATGCAATGCTTTTATTTGAAGGTAATTTAGTTTTCTTGAAAGATAAAACGATTTTGAAGGGTTGTAACTACTTCATTGCAGACGCTTCAGATGTAATAACAGTAGAAGGCTTGACTTCGGTTGTCAGAATGATGATAATAGAGGATATTCCAACAGAACGCTTTATTGTATGTGTGCCAACATATTCTTTGGATTCTAATGATCTGGAAACCGGTTACTTTATCAACGCTCAAGGCAGTTCTGTTTCTGCTATTCAAGCAACTGCTTACTGGGCTCTGACTCCGGAAAAGGGACTGGGAAAAGCTGGAATAGGTGTCTATCACGTGAAAAACGATTATTATAATCCTGCCTTTGTATATCCTAATGTAAGAATCGCTATTAATATAATGAATCCTTCACCTAATAATTGATAAGCTATGAAAATTAGAAAAATATATCTATTAATGGCAGTGATGGCAATAGGAATGTTTGCTGCTTGTCAAGATGATATGGAAAACTTTGATAATAAGGTCTACTCAACTTCTGATCCTATTAGTAAGTTTGTGTTGAAACCCAGTGTGAAAAGTGCGACGAAGACTATTCGGGCTTCAGTTGCTAAACCGGCAGACTCGGATATCCATTTGACTTATAAGGCAGATCCATCATTAGTCAGTACCTATAATCAAGCTTATTACGCCGGAGCGGTTCTGCTGCCACAAGAATATTATGAGCTAAGTGGAGTGGATGCAGTTATTAATAAAGGGAGTGTGGCGTCTACTGAAGTCGTCGTAGACTTTAAAGATTTAAATCTATTATCAACGGAACAAGTCTATGTGCTGCCTGTAACGATTTCGGAAGCCACTAACATCGACATCTTGTCATCTGCCCGTACCAATTATTTCGTTTTTGAAGGTGGTGCGTTGATTAATGTAGTTGCGGATATGAAGAAAGAAAATTATATCAGTTTTCCGACGTTTATGGAAAGTAAAGCTAGTGGTGAAGTATGTAATAATCTGCATAATTATACTCTTGAAGCATTGATTCGGGTTCATGAGTTCAGTCCGGGAATCCAGACTGTGATGGGGATTGAAGGTTATTTCTTGATTCGTATTAGTGATAATGGATTGCAACCTAATCAATTACAAGTTTCAACGGGAGCTTTCGGAAGTTTAACAGATCCGGCAACATGCTTGTTGACAGCTAATAAATGGACTCATATTGCCTTGGTGGGTGATGCTGAAGCAGGAGAACTCAGGTTGTATATTGATGGACAATTGATGATAACGAAAGCTGCTACCGGAGCATGGCAGGATATAAGTTTAGGAAAACCAATGAAACAAAATTCATGGGAACCAGAGTCAAGACCTTTCTATATCGGCTATTCTTATTCTGCCGGTCGCGAATTGGACGGAGAGTTTAGTGAATGTCGTATCTGGAATGTTGCCAAGACACAAGACGAAATAGTGAATAACGTATATGAAGTAGATCCTGAGTCAGAAGGATTAGTTGCTTATTGGAAGTTTGACGAAGGAGAGGGAAAGATTGTTCGCGATCATACGGGTAACGGAAATGATGGTGTGGCAGCTTCTGTGATTGCGTGGACTCCGGTTGCGCTACCTGCTGCCGTTGAATAATTTAGTCTGTTAATAACAAATAGATGTAATATGAATACTATATATACAATGAATAAATGGAACCTGTTGGTTCTGCTGATAGCTTTATTGGGAGGATT
The DNA window shown above is from Bacteroides faecium and carries:
- a CDS encoding glycoside hydrolase family 18 → MNNKTNIIVTLLFAASCAFVSCDDWTDVESIDIKQPGIEEQNPELYTKYLENLRQYKSSEHKIAYVQFDNTRKGYQSRADHLTDLPDSIDIVSLVSPELTSDEAKEMNQIRNDKGTRVIYTIKYTDLEAAYIAKYPGTDEDSENSIAISEEGDDISDSQFLSFMNDYMDKTLALCDQYGYDGINICYSPKNAAHMEGQKQLIEQNRQNTFMKKISDWRSNHMNAMLLFEGNLVFLKDKTILKGCNYFIADASDVITVEGLTSVVRMMIIEDIPTERFIVCVPTYSLDSNDLETGYFINAQGSSVSAIQATAYWALTPEKGLGKAGIGVYHVKNDYYNPAFVYPNVRIAINIMNPSPNN
- a CDS encoding SusD/RagB family nutrient-binding outer membrane lipoprotein, whose amino-acid sequence is MIKKSTIKLILVGGAIGISACTNNYIDYNTNPYEATKDQMNADGYIWRSALVNMQGYVVPAEPNTLQYTDCLLGGTYGGYLGESKANDWNNRFSTYNPSQAWIGVLYNDIVPKVLPSLSQIEVNTTDEVPLAVAQVVKVAALHRITDTYGPIPYSQLGADGKLAAPFDSQQDVYTNMIKDLDNAINILTAKQTNTFNPDADKVYGGNVVKWIKFANSLKLRLAMRMVYTNYNVDGKTPQTIAEEAVKHEIGVMTSNDDNAMFTPNENPFYKTNYEYSDYRVAADIMSYMKGYQDPRMEKYFTKSTFADKDYHGIRIGTGVLTDSEMSHSYSNMQTTLNSKLMWMNAAEVAFLEAEGALRGWDMKGGDAKSYYQKGITLSFEQWGASITDSYLTSQRVPQIYKDPAETFSYTGSASDITVKWKEIGGFDEENLERIITQKWIANFPLGMESWAEFRRTGYPKLMEVDKNLGTDIIKGKFARRLSYPQDEYRNNGDNMPKALEYLKGADKMSTHVWWDCNPRLTQE
- a CDS encoding DUF1735 and LamG domain-containing protein, coding for MKIRKIYLLMAVMAIGMFAACQDDMENFDNKVYSTSDPISKFVLKPSVKSATKTIRASVAKPADSDIHLTYKADPSLVSTYNQAYYAGAVLLPQEYYELSGVDAVINKGSVASTEVVVDFKDLNLLSTEQVYVLPVTISEATNIDILSSARTNYFVFEGGALINVVADMKKENYISFPTFMESKASGEVCNNLHNYTLEALIRVHEFSPGIQTVMGIEGYFLIRISDNGLQPNQLQVSTGAFGSLTDPATCLLTANKWTHIALVGDAEAGELRLYIDGQLMITKAATGAWQDISLGKPMKQNSWEPESRPFYIGYSYSAGRELDGEFSECRIWNVAKTQDEIVNNVYEVDPESEGLVAYWKFDEGEGKIVRDHTGNGNDGVAASVIAWTPVALPAAVE